In one window of bacterium DNA:
- a CDS encoding O-antigen ligase family protein, producing MQLERSFRLNGWNWAAALAALGMVLAGVLLSLAPLKIGLSVLAGALFLAAAVRWPVLGVAAVCSLLTVEGISSSQLGPVTEVRLAGLAAFGAWIVHVMLFGRRLRLGRPLAFILAFVFWIGLSFLWALDPSLGGSYYVTLLQLVLLYVMTVNVVETRRDLALVLGALMLGVLATSGMSLTLITHNILERARTFEAQNANNYAAVVGLGLVAGLYFLKRGRHLWSKGLAFLSILCLAAPLVMAQSRSGWLASSAALGVFLWHTRRRWLNMVLMLVSALIVLAGIYYSGMINFTLVDRAVDVVEVGQRGSDRFDIWGVGLGMIRDHPVLGVGFKQFGRYYNSYRAAYPGVRKDLMNNRDPHSVYVGITAELGLVGILLFGLIFLSTLTEYRFPPGDAPWLGRTLLVYILVFGLGGTVYMAKYYWLALSLAAASNRLADSEMREGI from the coding sequence ATGCAGTTGGAGCGGAGTTTTCGACTGAACGGCTGGAACTGGGCTGCGGCGCTGGCCGCGTTGGGGATGGTGCTGGCCGGTGTGCTGCTCAGCCTGGCCCCATTGAAAATCGGGCTGAGCGTGCTGGCCGGGGCGCTGTTCCTGGCGGCGGCGGTGCGCTGGCCGGTGCTGGGGGTGGCCGCGGTCTGCAGCCTGCTGACCGTGGAGGGTATCAGTTCCTCGCAACTGGGCCCTGTCACCGAGGTCCGCCTGGCCGGGCTGGCCGCGTTCGGCGCCTGGATCGTGCACGTGATGCTGTTCGGCCGGCGCCTGCGGCTGGGCCGTCCCCTGGCTTTCATCCTGGCTTTCGTGTTCTGGATCGGCCTGTCGTTCCTCTGGGCGCTCGACCCCAGCCTGGGCGGCAGCTACTATGTGACCTTGCTGCAGCTTGTCCTGCTCTACGTGATGACGGTCAACGTGGTGGAGACCCGCCGCGACCTGGCCCTGGTGCTGGGCGCGCTGATGCTGGGGGTGCTGGCCACCAGCGGCATGTCGCTGACGCTGATAACGCATAACATACTGGAGCGGGCCCGGACTTTCGAGGCCCAGAACGCCAACAACTACGCGGCCGTGGTGGGACTGGGGCTGGTGGCGGGCCTCTATTTCCTGAAACGGGGCCGCCACTTGTGGTCGAAGGGGCTGGCCTTTCTGTCGATACTCTGCCTGGCCGCGCCGCTGGTGATGGCCCAGAGCCGCAGCGGCTGGCTGGCCTCGTCCGCCGCGCTGGGCGTGTTCCTCTGGCACACGCGCCGCCGCTGGCTCAACATGGTCCTGATGCTGGTGTCGGCGCTGATCGTGCTGGCCGGCATCTATTACTCCGGCATGATCAATTTCACCCTGGTCGACCGGGCGGTGGATGTTGTGGAAGTGGGACAGCGCGGCTCCGACCGTTTCGACATCTGGGGCGTGGGCCTGGGGATGATCCGCGACCACCCTGTTCTCGGGGTGGGTTTCAAGCAGTTCGGCCGCTACTACAACTCCTACCGGGCGGCCTATCCCGGGGTGCGCAAAGATTTGATGAACAACCGCGACCCGCACAGCGTCTATGTGGGCATCACCGCCGAACTCGGGCTGGTGGGCATCCTGCTGTTCGGCCTGATATTCTTAAGCACACTGACCGAGTACCGTTTCCCGCCCGGAGATGCACCCTGGCTGGGAAGGACCCTGCTGGTCTACATCCTGGTCTTCGGGCTGGGCGGGACGGTTTACATGGCAAAGTACTACTGGTTGGCGCTCTCCCTGGCCGCGGCCTCCAACCGGCTGGCGGACAGTGAAATGCGGGAGGGTATATGA